In Myxococcus virescens, one genomic interval encodes:
- a CDS encoding aminotransferase class I/II-fold pyridoxal phosphate-dependent enzyme → MSRPVAAQRVTRFATTVFSEFSALAARHGAVNLGQGFPDFDGPAAIKEAAQRAIRDGGNQYAMGAGARELRVAIAEHSARFYGQTVDPDTMVTVTSGATEAILDTLLGLVDPGDEVVAFEPFYDSYDANITFVGATARFVPLRPPDADHAQWWFDRDEVRAAFNPRTRLLILNTPHNPTGKVFTRDELTFLAELCAEFDVKVLSDEVYEHLVFAPARHLRPATLPGLAERTVTVSSGGKTFSLTGWKVGWVIAPPPLRDAVQRAHQFVTFATAAPLQAAMAEALRLPDVYFTELTASYAAKRERLLTGLREAGLTAFAPEGSYFILADIRRQGFADDVAFCRHLVSEVGVAAIPPSVFYGPAHRHLGQGLARFAFCKTEAVLDEAVRRLRAGLSSR, encoded by the coding sequence GCCACCACCGTCTTCTCCGAGTTCAGCGCCCTGGCCGCCCGCCACGGCGCGGTGAACCTGGGGCAGGGGTTCCCTGACTTCGACGGCCCGGCCGCCATCAAGGAAGCGGCGCAGCGCGCCATCCGCGACGGGGGCAACCAGTACGCCATGGGCGCGGGCGCTCGGGAGTTGCGCGTGGCCATCGCCGAGCACTCGGCGCGCTTCTACGGCCAGACAGTGGACCCGGACACCATGGTGACGGTGACGAGCGGCGCCACCGAGGCCATCCTCGACACGCTGCTGGGGCTGGTGGACCCGGGCGACGAGGTGGTGGCCTTCGAGCCCTTCTACGACTCCTACGACGCCAACATCACCTTCGTGGGGGCCACCGCGCGCTTCGTGCCGCTGCGCCCGCCGGACGCGGACCACGCGCAGTGGTGGTTCGACCGGGACGAGGTCCGCGCCGCCTTCAACCCGCGCACCCGGTTGCTCATCCTCAACACGCCCCACAACCCGACGGGGAAGGTGTTCACCCGCGACGAGCTGACGTTCCTGGCCGAACTGTGCGCCGAGTTCGACGTGAAGGTCCTCTCCGACGAGGTGTACGAGCACCTCGTCTTCGCGCCCGCCCGCCACCTGCGTCCGGCCACGCTGCCCGGGCTGGCCGAGCGCACCGTGACGGTGAGCAGCGGCGGGAAGACATTCAGCCTCACCGGCTGGAAGGTGGGCTGGGTCATCGCGCCGCCGCCGCTGCGGGACGCGGTGCAGCGGGCCCACCAGTTCGTAACCTTCGCAACCGCCGCGCCGCTACAGGCCGCGATGGCGGAGGCGCTGCGGTTGCCGGACGTGTACTTCACGGAGCTGACGGCGTCCTATGCGGCGAAGCGGGAGCGGCTGCTCACCGGGCTGCGCGAGGCCGGGCTGACGGCGTTCGCCCCGGAGGGCAGCTACTTCATCCTCGCGGACATCAGGCGCCAGGGCTTCGCCGATGACGTGGCCTTCTGCCGCCACCTGGTGTCCGAGGTGGGTGTGGCGGCCATTCCGCCCAGCGTCTTCTATGGCCCGGCGCACCGGCACCTGGGGCAGGGACTGGCCCGCTTCGCCTTCTGCAAGACGGAGGCGGTGCTGGACGAAGCCGTGCGCCGCCTGCGCGCGGGCCTGTCGTCGCGATGA
- a CDS encoding class I SAM-dependent methyltransferase, translated as MSFFGELYLRSTLPFLSEAVTTREVDYLARAFADVAGPAPVVDLGCGHGRHAARLNAVGPLAGRVIGLELDALSLAMRRPGFPAIQGDLRALPFREASLAGAYAWYSTLAAFTDGEHMHILREVARVLRPGGRWVFQTVPFERLAASPRAAFRETLPDGSVLEEESCFDASTGRDEGRRTLTSPEGRCLRASYSLRYYPLADWVRLLESTGFSVVWVHGGLAGGPLDAQSTDLIVGAERRHG; from the coding sequence ATGAGCTTCTTCGGAGAGCTCTACCTTCGCAGCACGCTGCCGTTCCTGTCGGAGGCCGTCACCACGCGTGAGGTGGACTACCTGGCCCGAGCCTTCGCGGACGTGGCGGGGCCGGCGCCCGTGGTGGACCTGGGGTGCGGCCACGGCCGCCACGCGGCGCGGCTGAACGCGGTGGGGCCTCTGGCGGGGCGCGTCATCGGGCTGGAGTTGGACGCACTGTCGTTGGCCATGCGGCGCCCGGGCTTCCCGGCGATCCAAGGGGACCTGCGGGCCCTGCCATTTCGCGAGGCGTCCCTGGCGGGGGCCTACGCGTGGTACTCGACGCTGGCTGCCTTCACGGATGGCGAGCACATGCACATCCTCCGCGAGGTCGCGCGCGTGCTGCGGCCAGGAGGACGGTGGGTGTTCCAGACGGTGCCGTTCGAGCGACTGGCCGCGTCCCCCCGGGCGGCCTTCCGCGAGACGCTGCCGGATGGAAGCGTCCTGGAGGAGGAGAGCTGCTTCGACGCCTCGACGGGGCGGGACGAGGGACGTCGGACGCTGACCTCCCCGGAGGGGCGATGCCTGCGCGCATCCTATTCCCTTCGTTACTATCCCCTTGCGGATTGGGTGCGGCTGTTGGAAAGCACGGGATTTTCCGTCGTCTGGGTGCACGGTGGCCTGGCGGGTGGGCCGCTGGACGCGCAGTCAACCGACCTGATCGTGGGAGCGGAGCGGCGCCATGGCTGA
- a CDS encoding hydroxymethylglutaryl-CoA lyase, with protein sequence MAEMQEHSRARLGWLGQLPKQVDVYEVGPRDGLQNELRTLPTRDKARLINALVAAGEKRIEVTSFVSPKWIPQLADAEELLRLVGRRDGVVFSALVPNLKGLERAKDAGLEEAAVFISASEAHSKKNINKSIAEAVVGAREVTSSALQAGMRVRGYLSTVWGCPYEGDVPVERVVDICRQLVDAGIYQLSLGDTIGIGTPRQTEVLLEALLKHIPVEKLALHLHDTRGTALANALVGLSAGVTTFDASIGGLGGCPYAPGAAGNLATEDAVFMLHGMGVDTGINLDRLVEAGEIAQELIGRKLAGKYLQAALGEREKKAARRAQT encoded by the coding sequence ATGGCTGAGATGCAGGAACACTCCAGGGCGAGGTTGGGCTGGCTGGGCCAGTTGCCCAAGCAGGTCGACGTCTACGAAGTCGGTCCCCGGGACGGCTTGCAGAACGAGCTGCGCACGCTGCCCACGCGGGACAAGGCGCGCCTCATCAACGCCCTGGTGGCCGCGGGGGAGAAGCGCATCGAGGTGACGTCGTTCGTGTCACCCAAGTGGATTCCCCAGCTCGCGGACGCCGAGGAGCTGCTGCGGCTGGTGGGCCGTCGCGACGGCGTCGTGTTCTCCGCGCTGGTGCCCAACCTCAAGGGCCTGGAGCGCGCGAAGGATGCGGGCCTGGAGGAGGCCGCCGTCTTCATCTCCGCCTCCGAGGCGCACTCGAAGAAGAACATCAACAAGAGCATCGCCGAGGCCGTGGTGGGCGCGCGCGAGGTGACGTCCTCCGCGCTCCAGGCGGGCATGCGCGTGCGCGGCTACCTGTCCACCGTGTGGGGCTGCCCCTACGAGGGCGACGTTCCGGTGGAGCGCGTGGTGGACATCTGCCGGCAGCTCGTGGACGCGGGCATCTACCAGCTCAGCCTGGGCGACACGATTGGCATCGGCACGCCGCGCCAGACGGAGGTCCTGCTGGAGGCGCTGCTGAAGCACATCCCCGTGGAGAAGCTGGCGCTGCACCTGCACGACACGCGCGGCACCGCGCTGGCGAACGCGCTGGTGGGCCTGTCCGCGGGCGTGACGACCTTCGACGCCAGCATTGGCGGCCTGGGCGGGTGCCCCTACGCCCCGGGGGCGGCGGGGAACCTGGCCACCGAGGACGCCGTCTTCATGCTCCACGGCATGGGCGTGGACACCGGCATCAACCTGGACCGGCTGGTGGAGGCCGGGGAGATTGCCCAGGAGCTGATCGGCCGGAAGCTGGCGGGCAAGTATCTCCAGGCCGCGCTGGGCGAGCGTGAGAAGAAGGCCGCCCGCCGGGCTCAGACGTGA
- a CDS encoding methyl-accepting chemotaxis protein, which translates to MNVSLDADVLARRSQSLFDAHQVALSRRTDRMFAVLMGLQWVGGLVVALALSPRTWSGTSSQVHPHVWAAAGLGGLLASLPVAMAWALPGREATRFVIATAQALVSGLLIHLTDGRIETHFHIFGSLALLAMYRDARVLFLYSALVAADHLLRGQYWPLSIFGVESASAWRAWEHIGWVVFENVFLLIGGRGAVKDARALAARQAWLELSQGEVRTRVVEPLVDSARALTEATHSLVSSTDDQRAMLSRQSAALSDTQVATNEMQRASSTASRQADAILASTLQAGDVGADAEAMLGQSMEGLEAIRAQVMEMAGLLRGLDGQARQLSSVTLAVKDLADQSHMVAVNAAIEAARAGAHGKGFAVVATEMRRLAQQSVRAAGQVSGILDAVHQSLQHVVELSLKGADRMARDLEVVRASGERLRGLSTMLRTSTEGVQQISVAVASQAAGVARISSAVDELSAMMKQTLGRVEQTTTAAQTLRVVTGRVHGVIDTYQGARTDEAPPANEAGRVIALRRDA; encoded by the coding sequence ATGAACGTCTCGCTCGATGCCGACGTCCTCGCGAGACGTTCGCAATCTCTGTTCGACGCCCACCAGGTGGCGCTGAGCCGCCGCACGGACCGGATGTTCGCCGTGCTGATGGGGCTCCAGTGGGTTGGCGGGCTGGTGGTGGCCCTGGCGCTGTCCCCCCGCACGTGGAGTGGGACGTCCAGTCAGGTCCATCCGCACGTCTGGGCGGCGGCCGGGCTGGGGGGCCTCCTGGCGAGCCTGCCGGTGGCCATGGCGTGGGCGTTGCCGGGCCGGGAGGCCACGCGGTTCGTCATCGCCACGGCGCAGGCGTTGGTGTCCGGGCTGCTCATCCACCTGACGGACGGGCGCATCGAGACGCACTTCCACATCTTCGGGTCCCTGGCGCTGCTGGCCATGTACCGGGATGCGCGGGTGCTGTTCCTCTACTCGGCGCTGGTGGCGGCGGACCACCTGCTTCGCGGCCAGTACTGGCCCCTGTCCATCTTCGGCGTGGAGTCCGCCAGTGCCTGGCGCGCATGGGAGCACATCGGCTGGGTGGTGTTCGAGAACGTGTTCCTCCTGATTGGCGGGCGAGGCGCGGTGAAGGATGCCCGGGCGCTGGCGGCGCGACAGGCCTGGTTGGAGTTGTCTCAAGGAGAGGTTCGCACGCGCGTGGTGGAACCGCTGGTGGACTCGGCGCGGGCGCTGACGGAGGCGACCCATTCGCTCGTGTCGAGCACGGATGACCAGCGCGCGATGCTGTCGCGCCAGTCCGCGGCGCTCTCGGATACGCAGGTGGCGACGAACGAGATGCAGCGGGCGTCTTCCACGGCCTCTCGTCAGGCGGATGCCATCCTCGCCTCCACGCTCCAGGCGGGGGACGTGGGGGCTGACGCCGAGGCCATGCTGGGCCAGAGCATGGAGGGCCTGGAGGCCATCCGCGCACAGGTGATGGAGATGGCCGGGCTCCTGCGTGGATTGGACGGCCAGGCGCGGCAGCTCTCGAGCGTCACCCTGGCGGTGAAGGACCTGGCGGACCAGTCCCACATGGTGGCGGTGAACGCGGCCATCGAGGCGGCGCGCGCGGGGGCGCACGGCAAGGGCTTCGCGGTGGTGGCCACGGAGATGCGGCGGCTCGCGCAGCAGTCCGTCCGGGCGGCGGGGCAGGTGAGCGGCATCCTGGACGCCGTGCACCAGTCGCTCCAGCACGTCGTGGAGCTCTCCCTGAAGGGGGCGGATCGGATGGCGCGGGACCTCGAGGTGGTGCGCGCGTCGGGAGAGCGCCTGCGGGGCCTGTCCACCATGCTGCGCACCAGCACGGAGGGCGTGCAGCAGATTTCAGTGGCGGTGGCGAGCCAGGCCGCGGGCGTGGCGCGGATCTCCAGCGCGGTGGATGAGCTGTCCGCGATGATGAAGCAGACGCTGGGGCGTGTCGAACAGACGACCACCGCCGCCCAGACGCTTCGCGTGGTGACGGGCCGTGTCCACGGTGTCATCGACACCTATCAAGGCGCCAGGACGGATGAGGCGCCGCCAGCGAACGAGGCGGGCCGGGTGATTGCGCTCAGACGGGACGCGTAA
- a CDS encoding TIM44-like domain-containing protein — protein MATPLRSISHRLSRWAPWLPAIAYVALLLPLEALGRGGGGEHYSRPSSGNGGGRGGGDGDGVALWVVYQLFSLVFRYPKVMLPLLCIGGIVYWLYRRNLHPDATTRKALEQREAYQRTQVSQRDVQGWVNALKLKDPAFELEPMLDKTKWLFMELQQAWFLRDMTPVRPFLSDATFQRFGVQLELMRAQGVRDAITDFEVLDLQLIGLDQSQWFDSIHVRVHARMRDTDVPVSFSDAQATEAARKVPSEAFTEVWTFVRKPGAQTRIGADLFQGKCPNCGAPFNGGAANSCEFCGAVVNSGNYDWTLSEITQGIEHAPYHKTVDGLMQARESDPALNLEMLEDRASLLFWKWIDAQSRGDTKPLAKVARTDTVQRLETELEGLRRQGVRRVFLECAVGSADVRAFQVDPQGQDVAHVEIRWSARMGVGPASERPRSLPTVPQRYIFTLTRKHGAQTNTANGMSTNRCPQCNAPLTNSAATDCDYCGTPLATGERDWVLAAARTFEAWNADEDARFRALPPRRAAPQQRMGDQGHTPRPEDAVMDVQERQRLLYMMAAIAAADGEVTSAERKLLKLCSERWGVVWDNVELALSMGPQLFDRLVEKGSPEAEVFLRNIVEMALVDGRIDRKERRMLVSAAAHLGLQDRLESMLDGR, from the coding sequence ATGGCCACGCCTCTGCGCTCCATCTCGCACCGACTCTCCCGGTGGGCCCCCTGGCTGCCCGCCATCGCCTACGTGGCGCTCCTGCTTCCGCTCGAAGCCTTGGGACGCGGAGGTGGCGGCGAGCACTACTCCCGCCCCTCGTCCGGCAACGGCGGTGGCCGCGGCGGCGGCGACGGGGACGGCGTCGCGCTCTGGGTCGTCTACCAGCTCTTCAGCCTGGTCTTCCGCTACCCCAAGGTCATGCTGCCGCTGCTCTGCATTGGCGGCATCGTGTACTGGCTGTACCGCCGCAACCTGCACCCGGACGCCACCACCCGGAAGGCCCTGGAGCAGCGCGAGGCGTATCAGCGCACCCAGGTGTCCCAGCGTGACGTGCAGGGCTGGGTGAACGCGCTGAAGCTGAAGGACCCCGCCTTCGAGCTGGAGCCGATGCTCGACAAGACGAAGTGGCTGTTCATGGAGCTGCAGCAGGCGTGGTTCCTCCGGGACATGACGCCGGTGCGGCCCTTCCTGTCGGACGCCACCTTCCAGCGCTTCGGCGTGCAACTGGAGCTCATGCGCGCGCAGGGCGTGCGGGACGCCATCACCGACTTCGAGGTGCTGGACCTCCAGCTCATCGGCCTGGACCAGAGCCAGTGGTTCGACAGCATCCACGTCCGTGTCCATGCGCGGATGCGGGACACCGACGTGCCCGTGTCCTTCAGCGACGCGCAGGCCACCGAGGCCGCGCGCAAGGTCCCCAGCGAGGCCTTCACGGAGGTCTGGACCTTCGTGCGCAAGCCGGGGGCGCAGACGCGCATCGGCGCGGACCTGTTCCAGGGCAAGTGCCCCAACTGCGGCGCGCCGTTCAACGGTGGCGCGGCCAACAGCTGCGAGTTCTGCGGCGCGGTGGTGAACTCGGGTAACTACGACTGGACGCTGTCCGAAATCACCCAGGGCATCGAGCACGCGCCGTACCACAAGACGGTGGACGGACTGATGCAGGCACGCGAGTCGGACCCGGCGCTCAACCTGGAGATGCTGGAGGACCGCGCGTCGCTGCTGTTCTGGAAGTGGATTGACGCGCAGAGCCGCGGCGACACGAAGCCGCTGGCCAAGGTGGCCCGGACGGACACCGTGCAACGGCTGGAGACGGAGCTGGAGGGCCTGCGCCGCCAGGGGGTCCGCCGCGTGTTCCTGGAGTGCGCCGTGGGCTCCGCGGACGTGCGCGCGTTCCAGGTGGACCCGCAGGGCCAGGACGTGGCGCACGTGGAGATTCGCTGGAGCGCGCGCATGGGCGTGGGGCCCGCCAGCGAGCGGCCCCGCTCCCTGCCCACCGTGCCCCAGCGCTACATCTTCACGCTGACGCGCAAGCACGGCGCGCAGACGAACACCGCCAACGGCATGTCCACGAACCGGTGCCCGCAATGCAACGCGCCGCTGACGAACAGCGCCGCCACGGACTGCGACTACTGCGGCACGCCGCTGGCCACCGGTGAGCGGGACTGGGTGCTCGCGGCGGCGCGCACGTTCGAGGCGTGGAACGCGGACGAGGACGCGCGGTTTCGGGCCCTCCCCCCACGCCGGGCCGCGCCGCAACAGCGCATGGGTGACCAGGGCCACACGCCGCGGCCCGAGGACGCGGTGATGGACGTCCAGGAGCGGCAGCGCCTGCTGTACATGATGGCCGCCATCGCCGCCGCCGACGGCGAGGTGACGTCCGCGGAGCGCAAGCTGCTGAAGCTGTGCTCGGAGCGCTGGGGCGTGGTGTGGGACAACGTGGAGCTGGCGCTGAGCATGGGGCCACAGCTCTTCGACCGCCTCGTGGAGAAGGGCAGCCCCGAAGCGGAGGTGTTCCTGCGCAACATCGTGGAGATGGCGCTGGTGGACGGCCGCATCGACCGCAAGGAGCGGCGGATGCTGGTGAGCGCAGCCGCCCACCTCGGGCTTCAGGACCGGCTGGAGTCCATGCTCGACGGACGCTGA
- a CDS encoding enoyl-CoA hydratase-related protein gives MPEFKVDARGPIEIWTIDGESRRNAISRAMLKELGELVTRVSSSRDVRAVIITGAGDKAFCAGADLKERATMAEDEVRAFLDGLRRTFRAIEKSDCVFIAAINGAALGGGTELALACDLRVAAPAAELGLTEVKLGIIPGGGGTQRLARLVGPGRAKDLILTARRINAAEAFSVGLANRLAPEGHLLAVAYGLAESVVENAPIAVATAKHAIDEGTGLELDDALALELRKYEEILKTEDRLEGLRAFAEKRAPVYKGR, from the coding sequence ATGCCGGAATTCAAGGTCGACGCACGCGGTCCCATCGAAATCTGGACCATCGACGGCGAGAGCCGCCGCAATGCCATCAGCCGCGCCATGTTGAAGGAGCTGGGCGAGCTGGTGACCCGCGTGTCTTCCAGCCGTGACGTGCGCGCCGTCATCATCACCGGCGCGGGCGACAAGGCCTTCTGCGCCGGCGCCGACCTGAAGGAGCGCGCCACCATGGCCGAGGACGAGGTCCGCGCCTTCCTGGACGGGCTGCGCCGCACCTTCCGCGCGATCGAGAAGAGCGACTGCGTCTTCATCGCCGCCATCAACGGCGCGGCCCTGGGCGGTGGCACGGAGCTGGCGCTCGCGTGTGACTTGCGCGTGGCCGCCCCGGCCGCGGAGCTGGGGCTCACCGAGGTGAAGCTGGGCATCATTCCCGGCGGCGGAGGCACACAGCGCCTGGCGCGCCTGGTGGGACCGGGCCGCGCGAAGGACCTCATCCTCACCGCCCGCCGCATCAACGCCGCCGAGGCCTTCAGCGTGGGCCTGGCGAACCGATTGGCGCCGGAGGGCCACCTGCTGGCCGTGGCGTACGGGCTGGCGGAGTCGGTGGTGGAGAACGCGCCCATCGCCGTGGCCACGGCCAAGCACGCCATCGACGAGGGCACGGGCCTGGAGCTGGACGATGCGCTGGCGCTGGAGCTGCGCAAGTACGAGGAGATTCTCAAGACGGAAGACCGCCTGGAGGGCCTGCGCGCCTTCGCGGAGAAGCGCGCGCCCGTCTACAAGGGCCGCTAG
- a CDS encoding YtxH domain-containing protein, whose product MFAAKKGKWMAKGIARSELYRKWLAHKLINDLPRVARNRWDDFEPDDVLRHVGLTTYKPARAGLGGLGIFLLGVAAGGVAALLLAPKTGTELRTTVKDKATAYMNKQNVNMGQERTANA is encoded by the coding sequence ATGTTCGCAGCGAAGAAAGGCAAGTGGATGGCCAAGGGAATCGCCCGGAGCGAGCTGTACCGCAAGTGGCTGGCCCATAAGCTCATCAATGACCTGCCGCGCGTGGCGCGGAACCGCTGGGATGACTTCGAGCCGGATGACGTGCTGCGGCATGTCGGATTGACCACCTACAAGCCGGCGCGCGCGGGCCTGGGCGGCCTGGGCATCTTCCTCCTCGGCGTGGCCGCGGGTGGCGTGGCCGCCCTGCTGCTGGCCCCGAAGACGGGCACCGAGCTGCGGACCACCGTCAAGGACAAGGCCACGGCCTACATGAACAAACAGAACGTCAACATGGGCCAGGAGCGCACCGCGAACGCCTGA
- a CDS encoding acyl-CoA carboxylase subunit beta: MSQDSRLLEKIAQVEKGGAQKYHAKNAEAGKLFARERIRLLVDEGSFVEDAKLANNLDPDLPSDGVVIGVGKVAGRTVAIMANDSTVKAGSWGARTVEKILRIQETARDLRCPLFYLVDSAGARITDQVEMFPGRRGAGRIFYNEVHMSGFVPQVCLLFGPSAAGGAYIPAFCDLVIMVEGNASMYLGSPRMAEMVIGEKVTLEEMGGAKMHCSISGVGDVLVKTEQEAIEAAKKYIGYFPENFSQAPPRAEPKAPKAGGKKVEEIVPVDQNKPFNMHELINELIDEGSWFEVKKLFAQELVTGLARIDGRPVGIVANQPKYKGGVLFVDSADKAARFIWLCDAFNIPLLYLADVPGFMIGTKVERAGIIRAGAKMISAVSEASVPRICVVVRKAYGAGLYAMSGPGFAPDATIALPGAMIAVMGPEAAVNAVYYNKIQELPEAERPAYVQKLRDEYKQDVDIYKLASELVIDDIVPGDRLRQELTQRYGVYSQRHQPRAEKKHGVYPV, encoded by the coding sequence ATGTCCCAAGACTCGAGACTGCTGGAGAAGATCGCCCAGGTGGAGAAGGGTGGCGCGCAGAAGTACCACGCGAAGAACGCGGAGGCGGGCAAGCTCTTCGCCCGCGAGCGCATCCGCCTGCTGGTGGATGAGGGCTCCTTCGTGGAGGACGCGAAGCTCGCCAACAACCTGGACCCGGACCTGCCCTCGGATGGTGTCGTCATCGGCGTGGGCAAGGTGGCCGGGCGCACCGTGGCCATCATGGCCAACGACTCCACGGTGAAGGCCGGGAGCTGGGGCGCCCGCACGGTGGAGAAGATCCTCCGCATCCAGGAGACGGCCCGCGACCTGCGCTGCCCGCTGTTCTACCTGGTGGACTCCGCCGGTGCCCGCATCACCGACCAGGTGGAGATGTTCCCCGGGCGCCGCGGCGCCGGCCGCATCTTCTACAACGAGGTGCACATGTCCGGCTTCGTGCCGCAGGTGTGCCTGCTCTTCGGCCCGTCCGCCGCCGGTGGCGCGTACATCCCCGCGTTCTGCGACCTGGTCATCATGGTGGAAGGCAATGCCTCCATGTACCTGGGCAGCCCGCGCATGGCGGAGATGGTCATTGGCGAGAAGGTCACCCTGGAGGAGATGGGTGGCGCGAAGATGCACTGCTCCATCTCCGGCGTCGGCGACGTGCTGGTGAAGACGGAGCAGGAGGCCATCGAGGCGGCAAAGAAGTACATCGGCTACTTCCCGGAGAACTTCTCCCAGGCGCCGCCGCGCGCCGAGCCCAAGGCCCCCAAGGCCGGCGGCAAGAAGGTGGAGGAGATCGTCCCCGTCGACCAGAACAAGCCCTTCAACATGCATGAGCTCATCAACGAGCTCATCGACGAGGGGAGCTGGTTCGAGGTGAAGAAGCTCTTCGCTCAGGAGCTCGTCACGGGCCTGGCCCGCATCGACGGCCGCCCGGTGGGCATCGTCGCCAACCAGCCCAAGTACAAGGGCGGCGTGCTGTTCGTGGACAGCGCGGACAAGGCGGCCCGCTTCATCTGGCTGTGTGATGCCTTCAACATCCCGTTGCTCTATCTGGCGGACGTGCCGGGCTTCATGATCGGCACCAAGGTGGAGCGCGCGGGCATCATCCGCGCCGGCGCGAAGATGATCTCCGCCGTGTCCGAGGCCAGCGTGCCGCGCATCTGCGTGGTGGTCCGCAAGGCCTACGGCGCCGGCCTCTACGCCATGAGCGGCCCCGGCTTCGCCCCGGACGCCACCATCGCGCTGCCCGGAGCGATGATCGCCGTCATGGGCCCGGAGGCGGCGGTGAACGCCGTCTACTACAACAAGATCCAGGAGCTGCCGGAGGCCGAGCGGCCCGCCTACGTCCAGAAGCTGCGCGACGAGTACAAGCAGGACGTGGACATCTACAAGCTGGCCAGCGAGCTGGTCATCGACGACATCGTCCCGGGTGACCGGCTGCGTCAAGAGCTCACCCAGCGCTACGGCGTCTACTCCCAGCGGCATCAGCCCCGTGCGGAAAAGAAACACGGTGTCTATCCGGTTTGA
- a CDS encoding acyl-CoA dehydrogenase family protein translates to MDFDLPESHRALQSSIRDFCERRVKPYAREWDKDEKFPMEVVRELGQLGVMGMLVAEEFGGAAMDSLAVAVAVEEIARYDGSLALTVASHNGLGTSHLRVFGSDAQRQKYLPKLATGEYLGAWGLTEPGSGSDASSMKTTAVRKGDGWVLNGAKMFITQGTVGDVFVVLAVTSPQKRQKGITAFLLEKGLPGFSQRAIHGKLGMRSSDTAELVLENVEVPDSARVGELDHGFIDTMKILDRGRITIGALAVGLGRGALEESIGYSRERTAFGQPISEFQGLRWMMADMKTELDAARLLVHRAAKLADEGKPYSREASMGKLFASEAAMRACNKAVQIHGGYGYTREFPVERYLRDAKLCEIGEGTSEIQRTIIARETFKGA, encoded by the coding sequence ATGGATTTTGACCTTCCAGAAAGCCATCGCGCCCTCCAGTCCTCCATCCGTGACTTCTGCGAACGGCGGGTGAAGCCGTATGCCCGTGAGTGGGACAAGGACGAGAAGTTCCCCATGGAAGTCGTCCGGGAGCTGGGGCAGCTCGGGGTGATGGGCATGCTCGTCGCCGAGGAGTTCGGCGGAGCGGCCATGGACTCGCTCGCCGTGGCGGTGGCGGTGGAGGAGATCGCCCGCTACGACGGCTCGCTGGCGCTGACGGTGGCCAGCCACAACGGCCTGGGCACCAGCCACCTGCGCGTCTTCGGTTCGGACGCGCAGCGCCAGAAGTACCTGCCCAAGCTGGCCACGGGTGAGTACCTGGGCGCGTGGGGCCTGACGGAGCCGGGGTCCGGCTCGGACGCGTCGAGCATGAAGACCACGGCCGTGCGCAAGGGCGACGGCTGGGTGCTCAACGGCGCCAAGATGTTCATCACCCAGGGCACGGTGGGTGACGTGTTCGTGGTGCTGGCCGTCACCTCGCCGCAGAAGCGGCAGAAGGGCATCACCGCCTTCCTGCTGGAGAAGGGCCTGCCGGGCTTCAGCCAGCGCGCCATCCACGGGAAGCTGGGCATGCGCTCGTCGGACACGGCCGAGCTCGTCCTGGAGAACGTGGAGGTGCCGGACTCGGCGCGCGTGGGGGAGCTGGACCACGGCTTCATCGACACGATGAAGATCCTGGACCGCGGCCGCATCACCATCGGCGCGCTGGCGGTGGGCCTGGGCCGGGGCGCCCTGGAGGAGTCCATTGGCTACTCGCGCGAGCGCACCGCGTTTGGCCAGCCCATCAGCGAGTTCCAGGGACTGCGCTGGATGATGGCGGACATGAAGACGGAGCTGGACGCCGCCCGGCTCCTGGTCCACCGCGCCGCGAAGCTGGCCGACGAAGGCAAGCCGTACTCGCGCGAGGCCTCCATGGGGAAGCTGTTCGCCTCCGAGGCCGCCATGCGGGCTTGCAACAAGGCCGTGCAGATCCACGGTGGGTACGGTTACACCCGCGAGTTCCCGGTCGAGCGCTACCTGCGTGACGCCAAGCTGTGTGAGATCGGCGAGGGAACCAGCGAGATCCAGCGTACAATCATCGCCCGGGAAACCTTCAAAGGGGCTTGA